A single genomic interval of Asterias amurensis chromosome 1, ASM3211899v1 harbors:
- the LOC139948479 gene encoding aqualysin-1-like, with the protein MKLFMLCMCVAFAQGGLAPLQMAKERGLPDRYIVQLKDVADVDQVADELEGYFTQMRTPIGKINKIRLVMRALTLRIPPHLVNYVRSLDAVEFVEQDSLGHTQGKQTGATWGLDRVDQRNLPLDNTFKYPDDFQGNGVNVYVLDTGVNIKHSEFGTRAHMLYGATDNNGHGTHCSGTVGGATYGLARQSTIQSVKVCDPGCPVSVFVAGCDSVKAHNQSPKGVVSVSLRFPASKSVDSAVTALWNAGYVVSVAAGNDDTDSCNSSPSRSANTITVGATDNKDARAYFSNYGTCLDLFAPGVDVLSASYASNTGTTTMSGTSMACPHVSGAAALYVSKDNTETPQQIKTRMLSDSTLNKVTDAKGSPNKLLYIGNI; encoded by the exons ATGAAGCTGTTTATGTTGTGCATGTGTGTAGCCTTCGCTCAAGGCGGCCTGGCTCCACTTCAAATGGCCAAAGAGCGCGGTTTACCAGACAGATACATTGTTCAACTGAAG GATGTAGCCGATGTGGATCAAGTGGCGGATGAGTTGGAGGGTTACTTCACTCAGATGCGAACCCCGATTGGTAAAATAAACAAGATCCGCCTGGTCATGCGCGCCCTCACTCTCAGAATCCCACCACATCTAGTCAACTAT GTCCGTTCCCTGGATGCCGTTGAGTTTGTTGAACAGGACAGTCTTGGTCATACTCAAGGCAAACAGACTGGAGCTACGTGGGGCTTAGATCGAGTTGATCAGCGTAATTTACCATTAGACAACACTTTCAAATATCCCGATGACT ttcAGGGCAATGGTGTGAATGTGTATGTGTTGGACACCGGCGTTAACATCAAACACAGCGAGTTCGGGACCCGCGCCCATATGTTGTACGGCGCCACAGACAACAACGGTCACGGCACTCATTGCTCTGGAACTGTGGGCGGTGCGACATATGGATTAGCCCGCCAATCAACCATTCAGAGCGTCAAGGTGTGCGATCCAGGCTGTCCCGTCAGTGTCTTTGTGGCTG GTTGTGATAGTGTCAAGGCCCACAATCAGAGTCCAAAGGGAGTGGTCTCAGTGTCACTCCGGTTCCCAGCCTCTAAATCTGTTGACAGTGCTGTGACTGCTCTTTGGAATGCCGGCTATGTAGTGTCCGTTGCTGCTGGTAATGATGACACCGACTCATGCAATAGCTCGCCATCAAGATCCGCAAAC ACAATCACCGTTGGGGCAACAGATAACAAGGACGCAAGAGCTTACTTCTCCAACTACGGTACTTGTCTTGACCTCTTTGCTCCCGGCGTAGACGTCTTAAGCGCCAGCTACGCATCCAACACTGGCACTACTACCATGTCCGGAACATCCATGGCTTGCCCCCACGTATCAG gAGCCGCAGCCCTTTATGTAAGTAAAGACAACACCGAAACGCCGCAACAGATCAAAACTAGAATGTTGAGCGACTCCACGCTTAATAAAGTTACTGATGCGAAGGGAAGTCCAAACAAACTACTGTACATCGGAAAT atTTAA
- the LOC139939976 gene encoding aqualysin-1-like, producing MNLFLLCVCVAFAQGGLAPLHMAKERGLPNKYIVQLKDVADVDQVADELEGYFTQMRTPIGKINKIRLVMRALALRIPPHLVNYVRSLDAVEFVEQDSLGHIQGQQNGATWGLDRVDQRNLPLDHTFKYHDDFQGNGVNVYVMDSGVNVNHGEFGTRAKLLYGVADDHGHGTHCSGTVGGATYGIARQSTIQSVKVCDKYGGCPVSVFVTGCDSVKAHNQSPKGVVSVSLRFYPSKSIDNAVTALWNAGYVVSVAAGNDDTDACKYSPSRAANTITTGATDKYDARAYFSNYGTCVDLFAPGVDILSAGYASNTGTTIMSGTSMACPHVSGAAALYVSKDNSETPQQIKTRMLSDATPYKVTDSKGSPNKLLYIGNI from the exons ATGAATCTGTTTCTGTTGTGCGTGTGTGTAGCCTTCGCTCAAGGCGGCCTGGCTCCACTTCACATGGCCAAAGAGCGCGGTTTACCAAACAAATACATTGTTCAACTGAAA GATGTAGCCGATGTGGATCAAGTGGCGGATGAGTTGGAGGGTTACTTCACTCAGATGCGAACCCCGATTGGTAAAATAAATAAGATCCGCCTGGTCATGCGTGCCCTCGCACTCAGAATCCCACCACATCTAGTCAACTAT GTCCGTTCCCTGGATGCTGTTGAGTTCGTTGAACAGGACAGTCTTGGTCATATTCAAGGCCAACAGAATGGAGCTACGTGGGGTTTAGATCGAGTTGATCAGCGTAATTTACCATTAGACCACACTTTCAAATATCACGACGACT TTCAGGGCAATGGTGTGAATGTGTATGTGATGGACTCTGGTGTTAACGTCAACCATGGTGAGTTCGGGACTCGCGCCAAGCTACTTTATGGCGTCGCCGACGACCATGGCCACGGCACTCATTGCTCTGGAACTGTGGGCGGTGCGACCTATGGAATAGCCCGCCAATCCACCATTCAGAGCGTCAAGGTGTGCGACAAATACGGTGGCTGTCCTGTCAGTGTCTTTGTGACTG GTTGTGATAGTGTCAAGGCCCACAATCAGAGCCCAAAGGGAGTGGTCTCAGTGTCACTCCGGTTCTACCCCTCTAAATCTATTGACAATGCTGTGACTGCTCTTTGGAATGCCGGCTATGTAGTGTCCGTTGCTGCTGGTAATGATGACACCGACGCTTGCAAGTACTCGCCATCAAGAGCCGCAAAC ACAATAACCACCGGGGCAACTGATAAGTACGACGCACGAGCTTACTTCTCCAACTACGGTACTTGCGTTGACCTCTTCGCTCCCGGTGTTGACATCTTAAGCGCCGGCTACGCATCCAACACTGGCACTACTATCATGTCCGGAACATCCATGGCTTGCCCTCACGTATCAG gaGCTGCAGCCCTTTATGTAAGTAAAGACAACAGCGAAACACCACAACAGATCAAAACTAGAATGTTGAGTGACGCAACACCTTATAAAGTTACTGATTCGAAGGGAAGTCCTAACAAGCTTCTTTACATCGGAAAT ATTTAA
- the LOC139944649 gene encoding galanin receptor type 1-like, with protein sequence MDQLDFRDTTVHTTTSTDETMVEGDPAMGVSDAFAKFVLVVYGAICLVGITGNLLVAVVLLRVPSLRSNTSDFLVHLSVVDFMVCVLVIPSYLVPPRSNSTPNTGFFGEFWCRFYTTKYIFWVFTVTSVFCLTTVSLERYVAIVRPHKYKMVFTRKNKYIMIAGCWIMAAITKSDMLVLYKEDEVKGCHFSGWPTTGAKAAYGLYNFILRFFFPLAVMVYAQLKVISTLNKKVKELTSRAASTGANPRDHRREMWQLRASQTLVKTLLACVITFAVCWAPNQIWFLLFNFGVPMVLGSADHRVTIILAVGNSCVNPIIYTMMNKPFRQGILQIFCKRQGSNQVGSVNTVSETVSSPSRQLGD encoded by the exons ATGGATCAACTCGACTTCCGCGATACGACCGTACATACCACTACCAGTACTGATGAAACGATGGTCGAGGGAGACCCAGCAATGGGAGTTAGTGATGCTTTCGCCAAATTCGTCTTAGTTGTCTACGGTGCAATCTGTTTGGTAGGAATCACTGGTAACTTACTGGTTGCCGTCGTACTCCTCCGTGTGCCATCCCTGCGGTCTAACACCAGTGATTTCCTAGTGCATCTCTCCGTTGTAGATTTCATGGTCTGTGTTCTGGTCATCCCATCCTACCTCGTTCCACCCAGATCCAACTCGACCCCAAACACGGGGTTCTTCGGCGAGTTTTGGTGCCGGTTCTACACGACTAAGTATATTTTCTGGGTTTTCACGGTGACTTCTGTCTTTTGTTTGACTACCGTGAGTTTGGAGCGCTACGTAGCCATCGTCCGCCCACACAAGTACAAAATGGTGTTCAccagaaaaaacaaatacatcatGATTGCAGGTTGTTGGATTATGGCAGCCATTACTAAATCTGATATGCTGGTTCTGTACAAAGAGGATGAAGTCAAAGGCTGCCACTTTTCGGGTTGGCCAACTACGGGAGCAAAGGCGGCTTACGGCTTGTACAATTTCATTCTTCGGTTCTTTTTCCCACTGGCCGTGATGGTGTATGCGCAATTGAAAGTGATTTCCACTCTTAACAAAAAAGTAAAGGAGCTAACTAGTCGAGCTG CCTCTACGGGCGCTAATCCTCGTGATCATCGGCGTGAAATGTGGCAACTCCGTGCGTCTCAAACCCTTGTGAAAACCCTCCTGGCCTGCGTCATTACATTTGCTGTGTGCTGGGCGCCAAACCAGATCTGGTTCCTGCTCTTCAACTTCGGCGTTCCAATGGTTTTGGGATCTGCTGACCATCGCGTGACCATCATTCTAGCCGTGGGTAATTCCTGTGTGAATCCAATAATTTACACCATGATGAACAAGCCATTCCGCCAAGGGATACTACAGATCTTCTGTAAACGCCAAGGTTCGAACCAGGTCGGAAGCGTCAATACCGTTTCGGAGACAGTATCCTCGCCTTCACGGCAGTTGGGTGACTGA
- the LOC139939786 gene encoding uncharacterized protein, with protein MIFCNHFWGISSPGKSASYSTMKLLLLCLCVAVAQGSLAPLRMAKTRGIPGSYLVTVKDASLVDQVAKEIEDSFSNMRAPIGQMKKFRLALPAVSLRIPAHLVNLIRSIDGIKSIDQHMLGWTAAMVTQNHPTWGIDRIDSRTDGVNSQYTYDDTKIGAGVGIYFLDTGVQVGHNEFQGRAHVIYGKEDDQGHGTHCAGTAAGHGYGIARKANVFSARVCEPTGCATNDFIEGAEAIIKHANGNPGVVSISLVFPAWQGIDDATQSLLDRGLTVSVCAGNDNWDACQYSPQRVDGVFTVAASDHLDRRAVFSNYGSCVDIFAPGVDIISAGYSTASDHLVSSMSGTSMACPHVSGVAAQYIGVNRSMTNKQIKEKMLIDATPKVIRDSKSDNLFLYNGAV; from the exons ATGATATTTTGTAACCACTTTTGGGGTATCTCATCACCTGG TAAATCAGCAAGTTACTCTACGATGAAGCTTCTGCTACTGTGTTTATGTGTTGCCGTGGCACAGGGCTCTCTCGCCCCACTCCGTATGGCAAAGACCAGAGGTATACCAGGTAGCTACCTTGTCACAGTTAAG GATGCGTCTCTCGTGGACCAAGTGGCCAAAGAAATTGAGGACTCTTTTTCCAACATGCGAGCCCCGATTGGTCAAATGAAGAAGTTCCGTCTAGCCTTGCCTGCTGTGTCTCTCCGTATCCCAGCACATCTTGTCAATCTC ATCCGCTCCATCGATGGTATCAAATCCATCGACCAACACATGCTTGGATGGACAGCTGCAATGGTAACTCAGAATCACCCAACATGGGGCATCGATCGCATTGACTCCAGAACTGACGGGGTCAATAGTCAATACACATACGACGATACCA AGATTGGTGCAGGTGTAGGGATATATTTCCTGGACACCGGCGTTCAAGTTGGACACAACGAGTTCCAAGGTCGAGCCCACGTCATTTATGGGAAAGAAGATGACCAAGGTCATGGTACACACTGTGCTGGAACAGCAGCTGGCCATGGCTACGGGATAGCACGCAAAGCTAACGTGTTTAGTGCAAGGGTTTGTGAGCCAACTGGGTGCGCTACCAATGACTTCATCGAGG GTGCCGAAGCTATTATAAAGCATGCGAATGGAAACCCAGGTGTGGTTTCAATTTCGTTGGTATTTCCTGCCTGGCAAGGTATCGACGACGCTACGCAGAGTCTACTGGATCGTGGATTGACTGTGTCCGTTTGCGCGGGAAACGATAACTGGGATGCGTGTCAGTACTCACCACAGCGGGTCGATGGT GTCTTCACCGTTGCAGCTTCCGACCATTTGGACAGAAGAGCCGTATTCTCCAACTACGGCTCTTGTGTTGATATCTTCGCACCTGGTGTGGACATCATCAGTGCTGGCTACAGTACCGCTAGCGATCACTTAGTATCTTCTATGTCCGGTACTTCCATGGCGTGTCCCCATGTTTCAG GTGTCGCTGCACAGTACATTGGTGTCAACAGATCCATGactaacaaacaaatcaaggagaaaatgctgaTAGATGCAACACCTAAGGTTATCAGAGACTCAAAGAGTGACAACCTGTTTCTCTATAATGGCGCA GTGTAA